A region from the Syntrophorhabdaceae bacterium genome encodes:
- a CDS encoding pyridoxamine 5'-phosphate oxidase family protein — translation MKLSEYFENATGRGVLATSDADGKVDVAVYSRPHFIDEETIAYIMTDKLTHKNLRSNPYAAYLFMESGEKFVGKRLYLTRIKEESDPEKINAIRWRKSYTVPEDQKNEKRFLVYF, via the coding sequence ATGAAGCTCAGCGAATATTTTGAGAATGCAACAGGACGCGGCGTGCTTGCGACATCTGATGCTGACGGCAAGGTCGATGTGGCGGTCTATTCGCGGCCCCATTTCATCGATGAGGAGACCATTGCCTACATCATGACCGACAAACTGACCCACAAAAACCTCCGGTCAAATCCCTATGCTGCATATCTTTTCATGGAGTCGGGAGAAAAATTCGTCGGCAAGCGGCTCTACCTCACGAGGATCAAGGAAGAGTCAGACCCCGAGAAGATCAACGCGATCAGGTGGAGAAAAAGCTATACCGTGCCCGAAGACCAGAAGAATGAGAAACGGTTTCTCGTCTATTTCA
- a CDS encoding deoxyribodipyrimidine photo-lyase, with protein sequence MIPERISVKLERVKVLREGKEVPGAVAYWMSRDQRVNDNWALAFAQELAMKRRSPLVVMFSLAPQFLYASVRHYDFMLIGLKETEQKLKTLKIPFFAITGEPGDSVPHFVATRRIACLVTDFDPLRIKRKWKEYVAAGIEIPFYEVDAHNIVPCRTASPRQDFGAYTIRKKIERLLPGFLEKFPKPAVHPWQHGITWTRTDWERLSGMLRANRTVKAVDWIVPGEKAAKRALMHFIKKKIALYNAGRNDPSKDCQSSLSPYLHFGHLSAQRVALEVIQNVPDVPARSSFLEELIVRRELSDNFCLYNPRYDSFEGFPEWAKTTLNAHRKDKRAYRYGMEEFEEGRTHDDLWNAAQFEMVIKGKMHGYMRMYWAKKILEWSGSPEEAMETAIYLNNRYELDGRDPNGYAGIAWSIGGVHDRAWGERNIFGKIRYMSYNGCKSKFDIRRYIQNVSALKKRD encoded by the coding sequence ATGATACCGGAGAGAATATCCGTAAAACTTGAGAGGGTAAAGGTCTTACGAGAGGGCAAGGAGGTACCTGGTGCCGTGGCTTACTGGATGAGCCGCGATCAGCGGGTAAACGACAATTGGGCCCTTGCCTTTGCCCAGGAACTCGCCATGAAAAGAAGGTCTCCCCTTGTTGTGATGTTCTCCCTGGCGCCCCAATTTCTCTATGCATCCGTGAGGCACTATGACTTTATGCTCATTGGTCTCAAAGAAACGGAACAAAAACTAAAGACCCTGAAGATACCCTTTTTTGCCATAACAGGGGAACCGGGGGATTCTGTCCCCCATTTCGTTGCAACAAGGCGTATCGCCTGTCTTGTGACGGATTTTGATCCTCTTCGCATCAAGCGGAAATGGAAAGAATATGTGGCAGCAGGAATCGAGATCCCTTTCTATGAGGTTGATGCCCATAACATTGTCCCCTGCCGGACAGCATCTCCCAGGCAGGATTTCGGGGCCTACACGATACGGAAGAAGATAGAGAGGCTGCTTCCCGGGTTTCTGGAAAAGTTCCCGAAACCGGCGGTCCATCCGTGGCAGCATGGAATAACGTGGACAAGGACAGACTGGGAAAGGCTCTCTGGAATGCTGCGTGCCAACCGGACCGTAAAGGCCGTGGATTGGATCGTGCCAGGAGAAAAGGCTGCCAAAAGGGCGCTCATGCATTTTATTAAAAAAAAGATCGCTCTTTATAACGCCGGCAGAAATGACCCGTCAAAGGATTGCCAATCCAGCCTCTCCCCTTACCTTCATTTCGGCCACCTATCGGCACAGCGTGTTGCCCTCGAAGTGATACAGAACGTTCCCGATGTCCCTGCGAGGTCGTCTTTCCTTGAAGAGCTGATCGTCCGGAGAGAGCTCTCTGACAATTTTTGTCTTTACAATCCCCGCTACGACAGCTTTGAGGGATTCCCTGAATGGGCAAAGACAACGCTCAATGCCCACAGGAAGGACAAAAGGGCCTACAGGTACGGTATGGAGGAGTTTGAAGAGGGCAGGACCCACGACGACCTCTGGAACGCCGCCCAGTTTGAGATGGTCATAAAGGGCAAGATGCACGGCTACATGAGGATGTACTGGGCAAAGAAGATACTCGAATGGTCAGGATCGCCTGAAGAGGCGATGGAAACGGCAATATACCTGAACAACCGCTACGAACTCGACGGGAGGGACCCGAACGGATATGCCGGCATTGCCTGGAGCATAGGGGGCGTACACGACAGGGCATGGGGTGAGCGGAATATTTTTGGCAAAATCAGGTACATGAGTTATAATGGATGCAAATCAAAATTCGATATCAGACGCTACATTCAAAATGTTAGTGCCCTGAAAAAAAGGGATTAG